The proteins below come from a single Candidatus Didemnitutus sp. genomic window:
- a CDS encoding glycoside hydrolase family 3 C-terminal domain-containing protein has product MRFLRSVSVLLLGSLFVALRAAPAPSVDDRVRDLLSRMTLEEKVGQLVQYSSREDMTGPASDSSLTPQLEKGEVGSMLNVVGAEQTRKWQQIAVEHSRLRIPLLFALDVIHGYRTIFPIPLASASSWDMARIEQAEHIAATEAAAAGIHWTFAPMVDIARDPRWGRIAESAGEDTFLGSAVARARVRGFQGDGTFAGTDRVLACAKHFAAYGAAQAGRDYFTTDVTERQLREVYLPPFRAAKDEGVAAFMAAFNDLDGTPCSANPFLLDQVLRREWGFKGFVVSDWASVTEMRAHGNVTDVRDAALKSFNAGLDMDMENGAFGPHVADLVREGKVSMARLDQAVSAILAAKFRLGLFEDPYRFSDPARQEKLLLHPDHLQAARDLARRSCVLLKNQGDVLPLKTSGLKIALVGPLADAPLDQVGTWHAQVDRKDTVTVRTALQKLYGDNLRYALGCDTRSDDRSGFAAARAAADASDVVIVALGEDVFQSGECTSRTSLDFSGQQIALLEELHHAGKPVVLLVMAGRPQLLDKIEGLADAILVPWHPGTMGGPAIADVLTGAYNPSGKLPLSWPRSVGQIPLFYAHKNSGRPEPKDPKDPYFSHYIDSPNTPQYPFGYGLSYTSFAYDQLRLSTPALPANGTITVTARVRNTGQRAGEEVVQLYVRDRVGSVTRPVRELKGFQKIELAAGEARDVSFQLTSADLSFWRRDMTYGAEPGDFDVFVGADSTATLTASFKLE; this is encoded by the coding sequence TCGCTCTTCGTCGCGCTGCGCGCGGCCCCGGCACCGTCCGTCGATGACCGCGTGCGCGATCTGTTGTCGCGCATGACGCTCGAGGAAAAGGTCGGCCAGCTCGTCCAGTATTCCTCGCGCGAGGACATGACGGGCCCCGCATCGGATTCCTCGCTCACGCCGCAGCTCGAGAAAGGCGAGGTCGGCAGCATGCTGAACGTCGTGGGCGCCGAGCAGACGCGCAAATGGCAGCAGATCGCTGTCGAGCATTCACGTCTCCGCATCCCGCTGCTCTTTGCGCTCGATGTCATCCACGGCTACCGGACGATTTTCCCCATCCCGCTCGCTTCGGCGTCGTCGTGGGACATGGCGCGCATCGAGCAGGCCGAGCACATCGCCGCCACCGAGGCCGCCGCCGCTGGCATCCACTGGACGTTCGCACCGATGGTCGACATCGCGCGCGATCCGCGCTGGGGCCGCATCGCCGAGAGCGCAGGAGAGGATACGTTCCTCGGCTCCGCCGTCGCGCGCGCGCGGGTGCGCGGTTTCCAGGGCGACGGCACTTTCGCCGGCACCGACCGCGTGCTCGCCTGCGCGAAACACTTCGCCGCCTACGGCGCCGCGCAGGCGGGCCGCGACTACTTCACGACCGACGTGACCGAGCGCCAGCTGCGCGAAGTTTACCTGCCGCCCTTCCGCGCCGCCAAAGACGAAGGCGTCGCCGCCTTTATGGCGGCCTTCAACGACCTCGACGGCACGCCGTGCTCCGCGAACCCGTTCCTGCTCGATCAGGTGCTGCGCCGCGAGTGGGGTTTCAAGGGCTTCGTCGTCTCCGACTGGGCCAGCGTCACCGAGATGCGCGCCCACGGCAACGTCACCGACGTGCGCGACGCCGCGCTGAAGTCCTTCAACGCCGGCCTCGATATGGACATGGAGAACGGCGCCTTCGGTCCGCACGTCGCCGACCTCGTGCGCGAGGGCAAGGTCTCGATGGCGCGCCTCGATCAGGCGGTGAGCGCGATTCTCGCCGCGAAGTTCCGCCTCGGGCTCTTCGAGGACCCTTATCGCTTCTCCGATCCGGCCCGGCAGGAAAAGCTCTTGCTGCACCCGGACCACCTCCAGGCCGCGCGCGATCTCGCGCGCCGCTCGTGTGTGTTGCTGAAGAACCAGGGCGACGTGCTCCCGCTGAAGACGTCCGGTCTGAAGATCGCGCTCGTCGGTCCGCTCGCCGACGCCCCGCTCGATCAAGTCGGCACCTGGCACGCCCAAGTCGACCGGAAGGACACCGTCACCGTGCGCACCGCGCTGCAAAAACTCTACGGCGACAATCTCCGCTACGCGCTGGGTTGCGACACGCGCAGCGACGACCGCAGCGGCTTCGCGGCCGCGCGCGCCGCCGCCGATGCTTCCGACGTCGTCATCGTCGCGCTGGGCGAGGATGTTTTCCAATCGGGCGAGTGCACCAGCCGCACGTCACTCGACTTTTCCGGCCAGCAGATCGCCCTGCTCGAGGAGCTGCACCACGCCGGCAAGCCGGTCGTGCTCCTCGTGATGGCGGGCCGGCCGCAGCTGTTGGACAAAATCGAGGGGCTCGCCGACGCCATTCTCGTTCCCTGGCACCCGGGCACGATGGGCGGTCCCGCGATCGCCGACGTGCTCACGGGCGCCTACAATCCGTCCGGCAAGCTGCCGCTCAGCTGGCCGCGTTCGGTGGGGCAAATCCCACTCTTCTATGCGCACAAGAATTCCGGTCGTCCCGAGCCGAAGGACCCGAAGGATCCGTATTTCTCGCACTACATCGATTCACCCAACACGCCGCAGTATCCCTTCGGCTACGGCTTGAGCTACACGAGCTTTGCCTACGACCAGCTCCGCCTCAGCACGCCGGCCCTGCCGGCGAACGGCACGATCACCGTCACCGCGCGCGTGCGCAACACCGGCCAGCGCGCCGGCGAGGAAGTCGTGCAACTCTACGTGCGCGACCGCGTCGGCTCCGTCACGCGGCCCGTGCGTGAGCTGAAGGGCTTCCAGAAAATCGAGCTCGCGGCCGGTGAGGCGCGCGACGTGTCGTTCCAGCTCACATCGGCCGATCTCTCGTTCTGGCGTCGCGACATGACCTACGGCGCCGAACCGGGCGACTTCGACGTCTTCGTCGGCGCCGATTCGACGGCAACGCTTACGGCGAGCTTCAAGCTCGAATGA